A single genomic interval of Burkholderiales bacterium harbors:
- the rraA gene encoding ribonuclease E activity regulator RraA — protein sequence MSFKTADLCDHHQGKIRVVSPRLQSYGGNKVFSGRIATVKVHEDNVPVRSALSQPGMGKVLVVDGDGSLRCALVGDQLAELALKNNWAGIVVYGCIRDSEAIGQMPIGVLALNTHPQKSLKKGAGEVNIPVNFGGVTFAPDHYLYADADGIVVSEKILD from the coding sequence ATGAGTTTCAAAACCGCGGACCTCTGCGATCACCACCAGGGCAAAATCAGGGTGGTGTCGCCGCGGCTGCAAAGTTACGGCGGCAATAAAGTTTTTTCCGGGCGCATCGCCACGGTGAAAGTCCACGAGGACAACGTGCCGGTGAGAAGCGCGCTGTCGCAACCGGGGATGGGAAAGGTGCTGGTGGTGGACGGTGACGGCTCATTGCGCTGTGCACTAGTGGGAGATCAGCTCGCCGAACTCGCGTTGAAGAACAACTGGGCCGGCATCGTCGTCTACGGCTGCATCCGCGATTCCGAGGCTATCGGCCAAATGCCTATCGGCGTTTTGGCGCTCAATACCCATCCGCAAAAAAGCCTGAAAAAAGGCGCAGGCGAGGTCAACATCCCCGTTAATTTTGGCGGCGTAACCTTTGCACCCGACCATTATCTTTACGCCGATGCCGACGGAATTGTGGTCTCGGAAAAGATCTTGGATTGA
- the aceA gene encoding isocitrate lyase, which translates to MNNDLEIARIKKDWAENPRWKGVKRGYTAEDVERLRGTVHIEHSLARRGAEKLWKLVNEQPYVLSLGALTGNQAMQQVKAGLKAVYLSGWQVAADANLAGEMYPDQSLYPANSVPAVVRRINNTFMRADQLHHAEGKDEIDWFAPIVADAEAGFGGVLNAFELMKAMIEAGAAGVHYEDQLASAKKCGHMGGKVLVPTQEAVQKLVAARLAADMLGVPTLLFARTDAEAANLITSDVDENDKPFLTGERTSEGFFRAKNGLEQAVSRGLTYAPYADLVWCETGTPDLEFAKKFAEAIRKQYPNKLLAYNCSPSFNWKKNLDDAIISRFQRELGAMGYKFQFITLAGFHALNYSMFELAHGYAREGMSAFVRLQQKEFAAADKGFSAVKHQREVGTGYFDQVTQVIQAGQSSVTALTGSTEEAQFG; encoded by the coding sequence ATGAACAATGATCTGGAAATCGCACGAATTAAAAAAGACTGGGCGGAGAACCCGCGCTGGAAAGGCGTGAAACGCGGCTACACCGCCGAGGACGTGGAACGCCTGCGCGGCACGGTGCACATCGAACACTCGCTGGCAAGGCGCGGCGCGGAAAAACTGTGGAAGCTGGTTAACGAACAGCCTTATGTGCTTTCTCTTGGCGCGCTCACCGGTAACCAGGCCATGCAGCAAGTCAAGGCCGGCTTGAAGGCGGTTTATCTTTCCGGCTGGCAGGTCGCGGCGGATGCCAATCTCGCCGGCGAGATGTATCCCGATCAGTCGCTCTACCCCGCCAACAGCGTGCCGGCGGTGGTCCGCCGCATCAACAACACCTTCATGCGCGCCGACCAATTGCATCACGCCGAAGGCAAGGACGAAATTGACTGGTTCGCGCCGATTGTGGCGGATGCCGAAGCCGGTTTTGGCGGAGTGCTGAACGCTTTCGAATTGATGAAAGCCATGATCGAAGCGGGCGCCGCCGGCGTTCACTACGAAGACCAGCTCGCTTCCGCCAAGAAATGTGGCCACATGGGGGGCAAAGTCCTGGTACCCACGCAGGAAGCGGTGCAGAAACTCGTCGCGGCGCGGCTGGCGGCCGACATGCTGGGCGTGCCGACTCTGTTGTTCGCCCGCACCGACGCCGAAGCGGCCAATTTGATCACCTCCGACGTGGACGAGAACGACAAGCCGTTCTTGACCGGCGAGCGCACTTCCGAAGGCTTCTTCCGCGCTAAGAACGGCCTCGAGCAGGCAGTGTCCCGCGGCCTCACTTACGCGCCCTACGCCGACCTAGTGTGGTGCGAGACCGGCACGCCGGACCTTGAATTCGCCAAGAAATTCGCCGAGGCAATCCGCAAGCAATACCCGAATAAGCTGCTTGCCTACAACTGTTCGCCTTCCTTCAACTGGAAGAAGAACCTGGACGATGCCATCATCTCCCGCTTCCAGCGCGAGCTGGGCGCCATGGGCTACAAGTTCCAGTTCATCACGCTGGCGGGTTTCCACGCATTGAATTACAGCATGTTCGAGCTGGCGCACGGCTATGCCCGTGAGGGCATGTCGGCGTTCGTTCGGTTGCAGCAAAAGGAATTCGCCGCGGCGGACAAGGGTTTTTCCGCGGTCAAGCACCAGCGCGAAGTCGGCACCGGCTATTTCGACCAGGTAACGCAAGTTATTCAGGCCGGCCAGTCGTCGGTCACCGCGCTCACCGGCTCAACCGAAGAAGCACAGTTCGGCTAA
- the aceB gene encoding malate synthase A, whose translation MGRIHGHAEGVAVLGKITHEFAQILTPQALDFVAEIARKFEDRRRELMQARVARQAEFDAGRRPDFLPQTRHLREGNWTVGPAPHDLQDRRVEITGPVERKMIINALNSGANVFMADFEDSSSPTWENIIQGQINLRDAVRRTVSYTSAEGKQYKLNDRTATLMVRPRGWHLPEKHVQVDGQPVSGAIFDFALYFFHNAKELLARNTGPYFYLPKMENHLEARLWNDIFNLAQDELGIPRGTIKATVLIETVLAAFEMEELLYELRQHSAGLNSGRWDYIFSCIKKFRNDPNFVLADRSHVIMTSPFMRAYALLLIKTCHKRDAHAMGGMAAQIPIKSDPTANEAALAKVRADKDREAGDGYDGTWVAHPKLVTLAKASFDAVMPAPNQIHKKHDDVTVKAADLLAFGPEKPITEQGLRMNINVGLQYLGSWLAGVGCVPIHNLMEDAATAEISRSQIWQWIRSPKGVLQDGRKITKELFRELLPQELAKIRRELGETQYTQGGRYEEAAKIFDEITTGNDFVEFLTLPGYAYLK comes from the coding sequence ATGGGCCGCATCCATGGCCACGCGGAAGGCGTCGCCGTTCTCGGCAAAATCACCCACGAATTTGCACAAATCCTCACACCCCAGGCGCTGGATTTTGTCGCCGAGATTGCGCGCAAGTTTGAAGACCGCCGCCGTGAGCTGATGCAGGCGCGCGTGGCGCGCCAGGCGGAGTTCGACGCAGGCAGGCGCCCCGATTTCCTGCCGCAGACCCGCCACCTCCGGGAAGGCAACTGGACTGTCGGACCGGCGCCGCACGACCTGCAGGACCGCCGCGTCGAGATTACCGGGCCGGTGGAGCGCAAGATGATCATTAATGCGCTCAATTCCGGCGCCAACGTGTTCATGGCGGATTTCGAGGATTCCAGCAGCCCCACTTGGGAGAACATCATCCAGGGGCAGATCAACCTGCGCGACGCGGTGCGCCGCACCGTCAGTTACACCTCGGCCGAAGGCAAGCAATATAAACTCAACGACCGGACCGCCACTCTCATGGTGCGGCCGCGGGGCTGGCATTTGCCGGAAAAGCATGTGCAGGTCGACGGCCAGCCGGTTTCCGGCGCGATTTTCGACTTCGCGCTCTACTTCTTTCACAACGCCAAAGAACTGCTTGCGCGCAATACCGGACCGTATTTCTACCTGCCGAAAATGGAAAACCATCTGGAAGCACGGCTGTGGAACGACATTTTCAACCTGGCGCAGGACGAGCTGGGCATTCCTCGCGGCACCATCAAGGCCACGGTGCTGATTGAAACCGTCCTCGCCGCGTTTGAGATGGAAGAGCTTCTTTACGAACTGCGCCAGCATTCGGCGGGGCTTAATTCCGGGCGCTGGGATTACATCTTCAGCTGCATCAAGAAATTCCGCAATGACCCGAATTTCGTCCTCGCCGACCGCAGCCATGTCATCATGACCAGTCCCTTTATGCGCGCGTACGCACTGCTGCTGATCAAGACCTGCCACAAGCGCGACGCCCATGCCATGGGCGGCATGGCGGCGCAAATTCCGATTAAGAGCGACCCCACAGCCAACGAAGCCGCGCTGGCGAAGGTGCGCGCCGATAAGGACCGGGAAGCGGGCGACGGGTACGACGGCACCTGGGTTGCGCACCCCAAGCTGGTAACGTTGGCGAAAGCGTCGTTCGATGCGGTGATGCCTGCGCCCAATCAGATTCACAAGAAACACGACGATGTCACAGTGAAGGCTGCCGATCTGCTCGCCTTCGGCCCGGAGAAGCCGATCACTGAGCAGGGCTTGCGCATGAACATCAATGTCGGCCTGCAATACTTGGGTTCCTGGCTCGCCGGCGTCGGCTGCGTGCCGATCCACAACCTCATGGAAGACGCCGCCACTGCCGAAATTTCGCGCTCGCAGATCTGGCAATGGATCCGCAGCCCGAAAGGCGTGCTGCAAGACGGGCGCAAAATCACCAAGGAACTCTTCCGCGAGCTTTTGCCGCAGGAGCTCGCCAAAATCCGGCGGGAGCTCGGTGAAACGCAATACACCCAGGGTGGGCGTTACGAAGAGGCGGCGAAAATTTTCGACGAAATCACCACCGGCAATGATTTCGTAGAATTCCTCACCCTGCCCGGCTACGCCTATCTGAAGTAA
- a CDS encoding NUDIX hydrolase, protein MIWKPNVTVAAVIEEHGRFLLVEEDTDDGKAFNQPAGHLEENESVLEGVVRETLEETAYHFKPEYLLGIYRWHHAGKNITFLRFAFAGRATGFEAQRKLDHGIIRTVWQSVDEIRASQSRHRSPLVLRCVQDYLAGKRYPLDIITYYK, encoded by the coding sequence ATGATCTGGAAACCGAACGTTACCGTGGCCGCGGTGATTGAAGAGCACGGGCGCTTTCTGCTGGTCGAAGAAGACACCGACGACGGCAAGGCGTTCAACCAGCCGGCCGGGCATCTCGAGGAAAACGAATCGGTGCTGGAAGGCGTGGTGCGCGAGACGCTGGAAGAAACCGCTTATCACTTCAAGCCCGAGTATCTGCTCGGCATTTACCGTTGGCACCATGCCGGCAAAAACATTACCTTTCTGCGCTTTGCCTTCGCCGGACGCGCCACCGGCTTCGAGGCGCAGCGCAAGCTGGACCACGGCATCATCCGTACGGTATGGCAAAGCGTTGATGAAATCCGCGCCAGCCAATCGCGCCATCGCAGCCCATTGGTGTTACGCTGCGTGCAGGATTATCTCGCGGGAAAGCGCTATCCTCTCGACATCATCACCTATTACAAATAA
- the mnmA gene encoding tRNA 2-thiouridine(34) synthase MnmA, giving the protein MAKKRIVVGMSGGVDSSVAAWLLKREGHEVLGLFMKNWEDDDTDDYCSSREDLIDAVAVADKIGIDIETVNFSAEYKERVFGDFLKEYQAGRTPNPDVLCNAEIKFKAFLDHALNLGADFIATGHYTQGREADGLFQLLKAEDGTKDQSYFLYRLNQQQLSKTLFPLGKLYKREVREIAKREGLPNHDKKDSTGICFIGERPFREFLSRYLPKAPGPVQTPEGQKVGEHMGIMYYTIGQRQGLGIGGKGEAWYVAAKDLEHNALIVVQGHDHPLLFRPKLTSTELSWVSGRPPHCNWVYTAKTRYRQPDAACSISQVNETSCTIDFAEPQWAVTPGQSVVVYESRACLGGGIIES; this is encoded by the coding sequence ATGGCTAAGAAGCGGATCGTCGTCGGCATGTCTGGCGGCGTGGATTCGTCGGTCGCCGCCTGGCTGCTCAAGCGGGAAGGCCACGAGGTGCTCGGCCTCTTCATGAAAAACTGGGAAGACGACGACACCGATGACTACTGCTCCTCGCGCGAAGACCTGATTGACGCCGTGGCGGTCGCCGATAAAATCGGCATTGATATTGAGACTGTGAATTTTTCCGCCGAGTACAAGGAGCGCGTCTTCGGCGATTTTCTCAAGGAATACCAGGCGGGCCGCACGCCCAATCCCGACGTGCTGTGCAACGCCGAAATCAAGTTCAAGGCGTTTCTCGACCACGCGCTGAATCTCGGCGCGGATTTCATCGCCACCGGCCATTATACCCAGGGGCGCGAGGCGGACGGACTGTTTCAATTGCTGAAAGCGGAAGACGGTACCAAGGACCAAAGCTATTTTCTGTACCGCCTGAACCAGCAGCAGCTTTCAAAAACGCTTTTTCCGTTGGGAAAGCTCTATAAGCGGGAGGTGCGGGAAATTGCGAAACGCGAGGGGCTGCCCAACCATGACAAAAAAGACAGCACCGGCATCTGTTTCATCGGCGAGCGGCCGTTTCGCGAATTCTTGAGCCGCTATCTGCCGAAAGCGCCGGGGCCGGTGCAAACCCCGGAAGGCCAGAAGGTGGGCGAGCATATGGGCATCATGTACTACACCATCGGCCAGCGCCAGGGCTTAGGGATAGGCGGCAAGGGCGAGGCGTGGTACGTCGCGGCAAAGGATTTGGAGCACAATGCGCTCATCGTGGTGCAGGGACACGACCACCCCCTGCTGTTTCGGCCGAAACTCACCAGCACCGAATTAAGCTGGGTAAGCGGCAGGCCGCCGCATTGCAACTGGGTGTACACCGCGAAGACGCGCTACCGCCAGCCGGACGCCGCGTGCAGCATTTCACAGGTGAACGAAACAAGCTGCACCATCGATTTTGCCGAACCGCAATGGGCGGTCACTCCCGGACAGTCGGTGGTGGTGTACGAGAGTAGAGCATGCCTGGGAGGTGGAATTATCGAGTCTTGA
- a CDS encoding glutathione S-transferase, with the protein MKLIGSLTSPYVRKVRVVLAEKHIDYEIQVDIPWNEDSKVPEYNPLGKVPVLLLDDGTNLFDSRVIVEHLDNVTPLGKLIPDDNRERTAVKRWEALGDGISDAAAAIVVEKKRPAKLQSKDWISRQHGKVQAGLRAAARELDEKNWCSGDSYNLSDIALGCALGFLDLRLPEIDWRTAHPNLEKLYGKLMQRQSFKDTVPPAS; encoded by the coding sequence ATGAAACTGATTGGATCGCTCACCAGCCCTTACGTGCGGAAAGTCCGAGTGGTGCTGGCGGAAAAGCATATTGATTACGAAATACAGGTGGACATTCCCTGGAATGAGGACAGCAAGGTGCCGGAATACAATCCGCTCGGCAAGGTGCCGGTGCTGTTGCTGGATGACGGCACGAATCTCTTCGATTCGAGGGTGATTGTTGAACACCTGGATAACGTCACACCGCTCGGGAAACTCATCCCCGACGACAACCGTGAAAGAACGGCGGTAAAGCGCTGGGAAGCGCTGGGCGACGGAATTTCCGATGCCGCCGCCGCCATCGTGGTTGAAAAAAAGCGGCCGGCGAAGCTGCAAAGCAAGGACTGGATCAGCCGCCAGCACGGCAAGGTGCAAGCCGGCCTCAGGGCGGCGGCGCGCGAACTGGACGAGAAAAACTGGTGCTCCGGCGACAGCTACAATCTTTCCGACATCGCTTTAGGCTGCGCCTTGGGTTTTCTCGATTTGCGTTTGCCGGAAATCGATTGGCGCACCGCTCATCCCAATCTGGAGAAGCTATACGGGAAACTGATGCAGCGGCAGTCGTTCAAGGACACCGTTCCGCCGGCTTCATAA
- a CDS encoding uracil-DNA glycosylase family protein has translation MKKFECLLNEVRACRVCVAHLPNPPKPILLAAHTATLMIVGQAPGRKVHQTGIPWNDPSGDTLREWLKLDREQFYDARRIAIIPAGFCYPGTGKNGDLPPRPECAPLWHPRLRTQLPHIRLTLLIGSYAQAYYLGDRAKSSLTETVRAYQEYLPEFLPLPHPSPRNRRWLKLNPWFENEIIPLLRRRARQALR, from the coding sequence ATGAAAAAGTTTGAGTGCCTGCTCAATGAAGTGCGCGCCTGCCGGGTATGCGTAGCGCATTTGCCCAATCCGCCCAAGCCGATTTTGCTAGCCGCCCACACCGCGACTTTGATGATTGTCGGCCAAGCGCCGGGGCGCAAGGTGCACCAAACCGGCATTCCGTGGAACGATCCTTCCGGCGACACGCTGCGCGAGTGGCTGAAGCTGGACCGCGAGCAGTTTTACGATGCCCGCCGCATTGCCATCATTCCCGCCGGCTTTTGCTATCCGGGAACGGGGAAAAATGGCGATCTGCCGCCGCGCCCGGAATGCGCGCCGCTGTGGCACCCGCGACTGCGCACGCAGCTTCCCCACATCCGGCTTACTCTGCTGATAGGAAGCTACGCCCAGGCTTATTACCTGGGCGATCGTGCCAAATCATCGCTTACCGAAACGGTGCGCGCTTACCAGGAATATCTACCCGAATTTCTGCCGCTGCCGCACCCCAGCCCCCGCAACCGCCGCTGGCTGAAGCTCAATCCCTGGTTCGAAAACGAAATCATTCCGCTGCTGCGCAGGCGCGCACGCCAGGCGCTGCGCTAG
- the purB gene encoding adenylosuccinate lyase: MHLTPLTALSPLDGRYHNKTAALREYFSESALTRHRVRVEIEWLKALSRESAIREVPPFSQATLKQFDDVASRFSESDAEKVKSIEARTNHDLKAVEYWLKEKLSANREVTRVAEFIHFACTSEDINNLAYALMVQSAREEVMRPALKQIRAKVTALARQFSALPMLARTHGQPASPTTLGKELANFAYRLKRAELRMATVRIQGKINGAVGNYNAHLAAYPNFDWEKFAKNFVESLGFEFNPYTTQIEPHDCLAELFDAYAGANAILIDLDRDIWGYISLGYFKQKTKKKEVGSSTMPHKVNPIDFENSEGNLGVANALLKHLSEKLPISRWQRDLADSTVLRNVGVALGHTLLAYDSCLKGLNKLEANPKRLRQDLEQNWEVLAEPIQTVMRRYGIAHPYEQLKALTRGKSGITRSMLHAYIRSLAIPAGEKKRLLKLTPWSYIGKAAELAKKI; encoded by the coding sequence ATGCACCTGACGCCTCTGACCGCCTTATCGCCTCTCGACGGGCGTTATCATAACAAGACCGCGGCGCTCAGGGAGTATTTCAGCGAATCCGCGCTGACCAGGCACCGCGTGCGGGTGGAAATCGAATGGCTGAAAGCCTTGAGCCGCGAATCCGCAATCCGCGAAGTACCGCCGTTTTCCCAAGCCACGCTTAAGCAGTTCGACGATGTGGCCTCGCGTTTTTCCGAAAGCGATGCCGAAAAAGTTAAAAGCATCGAAGCGCGCACCAACCACGACCTCAAGGCGGTCGAATACTGGCTGAAGGAAAAGCTCTCGGCCAACAGGGAAGTCACTCGGGTCGCCGAGTTCATCCATTTCGCCTGTACTTCCGAAGACATCAACAACCTCGCCTATGCGCTGATGGTGCAGTCGGCGCGCGAAGAAGTGATGCGGCCCGCGCTCAAGCAGATCCGCGCCAAGGTAACCGCGCTCGCCCGCCAATTCTCCGCTTTGCCCATGCTGGCGCGCACCCACGGCCAGCCGGCCAGCCCGACCACCCTCGGCAAGGAGCTCGCCAATTTCGCCTACCGCCTGAAGCGCGCCGAGCTGCGCATGGCGACGGTCAGAATACAGGGCAAAATCAACGGCGCGGTGGGAAATTACAACGCCCATCTCGCGGCCTATCCCAACTTTGACTGGGAAAAATTCGCGAAGAATTTTGTCGAAAGCCTCGGTTTCGAATTCAACCCCTACACCACGCAAATCGAGCCGCATGACTGTCTCGCCGAATTGTTCGATGCCTACGCCGGCGCCAACGCCATTTTGATCGATCTCGACCGCGACATCTGGGGTTACATCAGCCTGGGCTACTTCAAACAAAAAACCAAAAAAAAGGAAGTGGGCTCCTCCACCATGCCGCACAAGGTAAATCCGATAGATTTTGAAAACTCCGAAGGCAATCTCGGCGTGGCCAATGCATTGCTTAAGCACTTAAGCGAAAAACTGCCCATCTCGCGCTGGCAGCGCGATCTCGCCGACTCCACCGTGCTGCGCAATGTCGGCGTCGCGCTGGGCCACACTCTGCTGGCTTATGATTCCTGCCTGAAAGGCTTGAACAAACTGGAAGCCAATCCCAAGCGGCTGCGCCAAGACCTGGAGCAGAACTGGGAAGTGTTGGCGGAGCCGATTCAAACGGTGATGCGCCGCTACGGTATCGCCCATCCTTACGAGCAATTGAAAGCGCTCACCCGCGGCAAAAGCGGTATCACCCGCAGCATGCTGCACGCTTACATCCGTTCACTTGCCATTCCCGCCGGCGAAAAGAAGCGGCTGCTCAAGCTCACTCCCTGGAGTTACATCGGTAAAGCCGCCGAACTCGCCAAGAAAATCTAG
- a CDS encoding DedA family protein — MEFLDFLLHLDRHLLELIRDYGAGVYLILFLIIFCETGLVVTPFLPGDSLLFVTGTLAATGALNVDGAAALLIAAAFSGDNTNYWIGRFTGPKIFHWQQSRLFNPTHLARARRFYEKHGGKTIIFARFIPILRTFAPFVAGIGRMHYPRFLVFSLCGGLFWIGFFVYGGYYFGNLPVVKENLTAFIIAIIFVSILPGIVEFLRNRTRQR, encoded by the coding sequence GTGGAATTTCTTGATTTTCTCCTCCACCTCGACCGGCACCTGCTCGAGCTGATACGCGATTACGGGGCGGGGGTTTACCTCATCCTGTTTCTGATTATTTTCTGTGAAACCGGCCTGGTGGTGACGCCGTTTCTTCCCGGCGATTCACTGCTGTTTGTCACCGGCACGCTGGCGGCAACAGGCGCGCTCAACGTGGATGGGGCGGCGGCATTATTGATAGCGGCGGCGTTTTCCGGCGACAACACCAATTACTGGATCGGCCGCTTTACCGGCCCGAAAATCTTCCATTGGCAGCAGTCGCGGCTGTTCAACCCGACGCATCTTGCGCGCGCGCGCCGTTTCTATGAAAAACATGGCGGCAAAACCATCATCTTCGCGCGCTTCATTCCCATCCTCCGCACGTTCGCGCCGTTTGTCGCTGGCATCGGGCGCATGCACTACCCGCGCTTCCTCGTCTTCAGTCTGTGCGGCGGGCTGTTCTGGATTGGTTTCTTTGTCTACGGCGGCTATTACTTCGGCAATCTCCCGGTAGTGAAGGAAAACCTCACCGCTTTCATCATTGCGATTATCTTCGTTTCCATCCTGCCCGGCATTGTTGAATTTCTCAGAAACCGGACGCGTCAGCGCTGA
- the secF gene encoding protein translocase subunit SecF: MEFFRIKHDIPFMRHALVFNVISLITFILAVMFLATKGLNFGVDFTGGTVMEVNYTQTADIHKIREALTKLGFLDASVQNFGTSRDVLIRLPVKAGITNAKLSEQVLDALREADKTVQMRRVEFVGPQVGRELVENGSLALLLVSAGIVLYLWFRFEWKFGVAAIIANLHDVVIILGFFSFFQWEFSLSVLAAVLAILGYSVNESVVVFDRIRENFRKMRKALTPEIIDNAITRTMSRTIITHGCTQLMVTSMLFFGGETLHYFALALTIGILFGIYSSVLVASPIVMWLGVTREDFIKPEKKPAAETP; this comes from the coding sequence GTGGAATTTTTCAGAATCAAACACGACATCCCGTTCATGCGCCACGCGTTGGTGTTCAACGTGATTTCCCTCATCACGTTCATCCTGGCGGTGATGTTCCTTGCCACCAAAGGGTTGAATTTCGGCGTGGATTTTACCGGCGGCACGGTGATGGAAGTCAATTACACACAGACGGCGGACATTCACAAAATCCGCGAAGCGCTTACCAAGCTCGGCTTTCTTGACGCCAGCGTGCAGAATTTCGGCACCTCGCGCGATGTGTTGATCAGGCTGCCCGTCAAAGCCGGCATAACCAACGCCAAGCTGAGCGAGCAGGTGCTGGACGCGCTGCGTGAGGCGGACAAGACCGTGCAGATGCGCCGCGTCGAATTTGTCGGACCGCAGGTGGGCAGGGAGCTGGTGGAAAATGGCTCGCTCGCGCTGCTGCTGGTTTCGGCCGGGATTGTGCTTTACCTGTGGTTCCGCTTCGAATGGAAATTCGGGGTGGCGGCGATTATCGCCAACCTGCACGACGTGGTCATCATCCTTGGCTTTTTCTCGTTTTTCCAGTGGGAGTTCTCGCTCTCGGTGCTGGCGGCGGTGCTGGCGATTCTCGGTTATTCGGTGAATGAGTCGGTGGTGGTGTTCGACCGGATCCGCGAAAACTTTCGCAAGATGCGCAAAGCTTTGACGCCGGAAATCATCGACAACGCCATCACCCGCACCATGTCGCGCACCATCATTACCCACGGCTGCACCCAGCTGATGGTGACCTCGATGCTGTTCTTCGGCGGTGAGACCCTGCATTATTTCGCCCTGGCGCTCACCATCGGCATCCTGTTCGGGATTTATTCTTCGGTGCTGGTGGCCAGCCCCATCGTCATGTGGCTGGGGGTGACGCGCGAGGATTTCATCAAGCCGGAAAAGAAGCCCGCGGCGGAAACGCCCTGA